One part of the Bacteroidota bacterium genome encodes these proteins:
- a CDS encoding DUF3108 domain-containing protein: MKKKENILKKNLLLSCLILFYTASTFAQYGIENKTFNIGERVTYDAYYNWKFVWVRAGVVEFKVGDRYYMNRHVYDVQATGSSLKSYDWMFKVRENFRSYIDIDSFRPLWFQRDTYEGGYKAFEEYFFDHRNKKIISITHNSKRPYKKDQLTSGPETWDALGLVYYTRNLDFSRYKYNEKIPVQTVIDNEVFNLYIRYLGKEDIITRDKKKYHCYKFSVKMIEGTIFKGGEDLRVWVTDDANRIPVLVEAKILIGSVKAVLTGTYGLRH, translated from the coding sequence ATGAAAAAAAAAGAAAATATTCTGAAAAAAAATCTATTGCTTTCCTGTTTGATTCTTTTTTATACTGCATCGACGTTTGCTCAATACGGAATTGAAAATAAAACATTTAATATCGGCGAACGGGTTACCTACGATGCCTATTATAATTGGAAATTTGTCTGGGTAAGGGCAGGAGTGGTAGAATTTAAGGTAGGCGATAGGTATTACATGAATCGTCATGTTTATGATGTTCAGGCAACGGGTAGCAGCCTGAAATCCTATGACTGGATGTTTAAGGTGCGTGAAAACTTCAGGTCCTATATAGATATAGACAGTTTCCGCCCCTTGTGGTTTCAGCGCGATACTTATGAGGGCGGATACAAGGCCTTTGAAGAATATTTTTTTGACCATAGGAACAAGAAGATAATTTCCATCACCCATAATTCAAAACGACCCTATAAAAAAGACCAGTTGACCAGTGGGCCTGAAACCTGGGATGCTTTGGGCCTGGTTTATTATACCCGGAATCTTGATTTTTCAAGATATAAGTATAATGAAAAAATTCCTGTTCAAACCGTTATTGATAATGAGGTTTTTAACCTTTATATCCGTTATCTGGGTAAGGAGGACATCATTACCCGTGACAAAAAGAAATATCATTGTTATAAATTCTCTGTCAAGATGATTGAAGGGACTATCTTCAAAGGAGGTGAGGATTTGCGGGTTTGGGTAACCGATGATGCAAACAGAATTCCTGTGTTAGTCGAAGCAAAAATTTTAATTGGTTCTGTTAAAGCAGTTTTAACCGGAACTTATGGATTAAGACATTAA
- a CDS encoding nucleotidyltransferase family protein produces the protein MKAMIFAAGLGTRLRPITNSRPKALVEIDGKPLLQIAIEKLKRFGYNEVIVNIHHFGEQIIDFLKANHNFDIHIEISDERDLLLDTGGGLKKAAWFFDDGQPFLVHNVDILSGLDFNMMRDAHLKSGALATLAVQNRPTSRSLLLNPGNCLAGWRNNVTGELKLSCESAEGLTPTAFSGIHMISPGIFPLIQEQGVFSIIDVYLRLARKYNISTFNHDHSFWMDLGRIEHLRDIEEKIKSHSVIL, from the coding sequence ATGAAAGCTATGATATTCGCGGCGGGTTTGGGAACCAGGTTGAGGCCCATCACCAATTCCCGTCCGAAGGCACTGGTGGAAATAGATGGAAAACCTTTACTTCAGATAGCAATTGAAAAACTGAAGCGCTTTGGTTATAATGAGGTTATTGTAAATATTCATCATTTTGGTGAACAGATCATCGATTTCTTAAAAGCAAACCATAATTTCGATATACATATTGAAATATCTGATGAAAGGGACCTTTTGCTGGATACAGGCGGAGGATTAAAAAAAGCAGCCTGGTTTTTTGATGACGGACAGCCATTTTTGGTTCATAATGTTGATATCCTCTCAGGGTTAGATTTTAACATGATGAGGGATGCCCATCTTAAGTCTGGTGCTCTGGCTACCCTTGCCGTTCAGAATCGTCCTACATCACGGTCATTGTTGCTGAATCCCGGGAATTGTCTGGCCGGCTGGCGCAATAATGTTACCGGAGAGCTTAAGCTTTCGTGTGAATCAGCTGAAGGATTGACTCCTACAGCTTTTAGTGGTATTCATATGATCAGCCCCGGGATATTTCCTTTAATTCAAGAGCAAGGCGTCTTTTCTATTATAGATGTCTATTTGCGCCTGGCCCGGAAATACAATATTTCAACATTTAACCATGATCATTCTTTCTGGATGGATCTTGGACGTATTGAACATCTTCGGGACATTGAAGAAAAAATAAAGTCTCATTCTGTAATATTGTAA
- a CDS encoding 4Fe-4S dicluster domain-containing protein, with amino-acid sequence MEGLFNMLIKDVRMKEGLKACINCGTCTAICPAAEFYNYDPRVIMDIVQTRDDKQIEALLKSDTIWYCGECMSCKTRCPRGNAPGLVICALRSLSQDLGYFVESEKGRQQFAIKRTVGENILKCGYCVTPDLVATELHPEQGPVWAWEKQNLPELMKKMGANYKGEGPGALRNIPDEAIDELKNIFEVTGANDRFEKIEKYSAEKAKEMNMNIDESLDNEYFQAAFTHNNQKHSQHD; translated from the coding sequence ATGGAAGGATTATTCAATATGCTGATCAAAGATGTGAGGATGAAGGAAGGCCTGAAAGCTTGCATCAATTGTGGCACCTGTACTGCTATTTGTCCGGCTGCTGAATTTTATAATTATGATCCGCGTGTCATCATGGATATAGTTCAGACACGCGACGACAAGCAAATAGAAGCTTTGTTGAAAAGCGATACAATCTGGTATTGTGGAGAATGTATGTCTTGCAAGACCCGGTGTCCGCGTGGAAATGCCCCAGGTTTGGTTATTTGCGCTTTGCGTTCCCTTTCACAAGATTTGGGGTATTTCGTTGAATCTGAAAAAGGCAGGCAACAATTTGCCATTAAACGGACTGTTGGCGAGAATATTTTAAAGTGCGGTTATTGTGTAACACCCGATTTGGTTGCTACGGAACTGCATCCTGAACAGGGGCCTGTCTGGGCTTGGGAAAAACAAAACCTGCCCGAACTGATGAAAAAAATGGGCGCCAACTACAAGGGTGAGGGCCCCGGTGCTCTTCGTAATATCCCGGATGAAGCCATTGATGAACTGAAAAATATATTTGAAGTGACCGGAGCCAACGACCGTTTCGAAAAAATAGAGAAATATTCGGCTGAGAAAGCAAAGGAAATGAATATGAACATTGACGAAAGTCTGGATAATGAATATTTTCAGGCTGCTTTTACCCACAACAACCAGAAACATTCGCAACATGATTAA
- a CDS encoding FAD-dependent oxidoreductase produces the protein MLNLFVTLMNKKVIIIGAGAAGMETAVSLSKSGHHVTLIEKESKLGGHLLQWDRLFPNRRPASDVVNYLKNNINGTIETINNTLVNHIEKNDGRFVVETNHGHFLDADAIVVTTGFEVFDARKKEEYGYGIYNNVLTSADLERLFKEGKPLLTNEGNSPKRIGFIHCVGSRDQKAGHLYCSQVCCVTGVKQAIEVKEMLPEAEVFSFYMDLRMFDKGFEALYREAQEKYGVNFIRGRLSEACENNDGSILLKVEDTLAGRPMKMSVDLLVLLVGFVPAGSTADLANMLGMSLSVDGFLEVKDDNMLTTVSPVEGVFLAGACCGPKTIACTLNEARSAALKVNEYLREKN, from the coding sequence ATTCTTAATTTATTTGTTACTTTAATGAACAAGAAAGTAATCATCATTGGGGCGGGTGCTGCAGGAATGGAAACGGCTGTAAGCCTTTCAAAAAGCGGGCATCATGTTACCCTCATAGAAAAAGAATCTAAGCTGGGTGGCCATTTGCTGCAGTGGGACAGGCTCTTTCCCAACAGGAGGCCTGCATCTGATGTCGTCAATTACCTGAAAAACAATATAAATGGCACTATTGAGACAATTAACAATACCCTTGTCAATCATATAGAGAAGAATGATGGACGCTTTGTGGTGGAAACCAACCACGGTCATTTCCTGGATGCCGATGCTATTGTAGTCACTACTGGTTTTGAGGTTTTTGATGCCAGAAAGAAAGAAGAATATGGTTATGGGATATATAACAACGTATTGACCTCGGCTGACCTGGAGAGGCTTTTTAAGGAAGGTAAGCCTTTATTGACTAATGAAGGTAATTCGCCTAAACGCATTGGGTTTATTCATTGTGTAGGCTCGCGCGACCAGAAAGCCGGGCACCTCTACTGTTCCCAGGTTTGCTGTGTAACCGGGGTGAAGCAGGCTATAGAAGTAAAGGAAATGCTGCCCGAAGCTGAGGTGTTCTCTTTCTACATGGATCTTCGGATGTTTGATAAAGGATTTGAAGCTTTATATCGTGAAGCCCAAGAAAAATATGGAGTGAATTTCATCCGGGGGCGGCTTTCAGAAGCTTGCGAAAATAATGACGGAAGTATATTGCTGAAGGTTGAAGATACCCTGGCCGGCAGGCCGATGAAGATGTCTGTGGATTTGCTGGTTTTACTTGTTGGTTTTGTTCCCGCTGGCAGTACTGCTGATCTGGCCAATATGTTGGGCATGAGCCTTTCGGTTGATGGTTTTCTTGAAGTGAAAGATGACAATATGCTGACTACCGTTTCCCCGGTTGAAGGTGTATTCCTGGCTGGTGCTTGTTGCGGGCCTAAAACTATTGCCTGTACTTTGAACGAAGCCCGTTCGGCGGCTTTGAAAGTAAATGAATATTTGAGGGAAAAAAATTAA
- a CDS encoding sigma-70 family RNA polymerase sigma factor has product MEASNFSDQELIEQSIAGNQKSLELLINRYRRKVFTYILLVVGDRQLAEDIFQDTFIKVINSLKEGKYQDNGRFLSWVTRIAHNLVIDYFRKEKQLSTVSDDDCDVSVFNTTKLAEANIEDSMVRDQIMEDVRSLIEQLPADQREVIMLRHYMGLSFKEIAEQTNVSINTALGRMRYALINLRKLIDEKHLLLTK; this is encoded by the coding sequence ATGGAAGCAAGTAATTTTTCTGATCAAGAACTTATCGAGCAGTCCATCGCAGGAAACCAGAAAAGTCTAGAACTTCTTATCAACCGTTACAGGCGTAAAGTTTTTACTTATATTCTTTTAGTAGTTGGGGATAGACAATTAGCTGAAGATATTTTTCAGGATACTTTCATAAAAGTGATTAATTCACTCAAGGAAGGGAAATATCAGGATAATGGCCGTTTTTTGTCATGGGTCACCCGGATAGCCCACAACCTGGTCATCGATTATTTCCGCAAGGAAAAGCAACTTTCCACTGTTTCTGATGACGACTGTGATGTAAGTGTTTTTAATACAACCAAGCTGGCAGAAGCCAATATTGAAGACTCCATGGTCCGGGATCAAATAATGGAGGATGTGCGTTCGCTGATAGAACAATTGCCGGCCGATCAAAGAGAAGTAATCATGCTCCGCCATTATATGGGTTTGAGTTTTAAGGAAATTGCCGAGCAGACTAATGTCAGCATCAATACTGCCCTTGGGCGCATGCGTTATGCCTTGATCAACCTTCGTAAATTAATAGACGAAAAACATTTGTTACTTACTAAATGA
- a CDS encoding heterodisulfide reductase-related iron-sulfur binding cluster has product MIKEGKKLIWQDYQKEIAGDHFFYVRSCIRQTFFPGSEWAFIKILKEFLHKDLYENPAHTTCTGIGYHTDVVPFDTTMTVAARQFALMTEAGYENLIPSCITSFGLYTEILETWREFPEVEARVREFLWKATRREFKKPKNLAHASDVIFKFRNQIAAQAKYRLVNKLTGEPLRVVEHIGCHYAKMFPSKGVGGAEYPYVLTGMVESWGGQVIDYPERRHCCGFGFRQYLVQANRGFSIACSKKKFDSMEPYKPDMIITNCPGCPMFLDRWQYVIGEMEGKTYGPDGHGIPVFTYEEVAGLLLGLDPWRLGLQVHQVSCESVLDKIGIEYDPDEKYKSLDGKDLGRPEVPSVLKV; this is encoded by the coding sequence ATGATTAAAGAAGGAAAGAAACTCATCTGGCAGGATTACCAGAAAGAGATTGCCGGGGATCATTTTTTCTACGTCAGAAGTTGCATCCGTCAGACTTTTTTCCCTGGCTCAGAATGGGCTTTTATCAAAATACTAAAGGAATTTCTGCACAAGGATTTGTACGAAAATCCTGCACACACCACCTGCACCGGAATTGGTTACCACACTGATGTTGTACCTTTCGATACAACCATGACTGTGGCTGCCCGACAGTTTGCCCTGATGACCGAAGCGGGTTACGAAAACCTGATTCCTTCGTGTATCACCTCATTTGGATTATATACTGAAATTCTTGAAACCTGGCGTGAGTTTCCTGAAGTTGAGGCCAGAGTGCGCGAATTTTTGTGGAAGGCTACTCGACGCGAGTTTAAAAAACCCAAAAACCTTGCACATGCCAGTGATGTGATTTTTAAGTTTCGCAATCAAATTGCAGCTCAGGCAAAATACAGGCTGGTGAACAAGTTGACCGGCGAGCCTTTACGCGTTGTTGAACACATCGGTTGCCATTATGCCAAGATGTTCCCCAGCAAAGGTGTGGGAGGTGCCGAATATCCTTATGTGCTTACCGGTATGGTTGAATCCTGGGGCGGACAAGTGATTGATTATCCCGAACGCCGTCATTGTTGTGGTTTCGGATTCAGGCAATATTTAGTTCAGGCAAACCGTGGCTTCTCTATAGCCTGTTCGAAAAAGAAATTTGATTCGATGGAACCATACAAACCGGATATGATCATTACCAATTGTCCGGGATGCCCTATGTTTCTGGATAGATGGCAGTATGTAATCGGGGAGATGGAAGGCAAAACCTATGGGCCCGACGGGCATGGTATTCCGGTGTTTACTTATGAGGAGGTTGCCGGTTTGTTGTTGGGTTTGGATCCCTGGAGGCTAGGTCTACAGGTTCATCAGGTTTCCTGCGAATCTGTCCTCGACAAGATCGGCATTGAATATGATCCTGATGAGAAATATAAAAGCTTAGACGGCAAAGACCTGGGAAGGCCAGAAGTGCCGTCAGTGCTGAAAGTTTAA
- a CDS encoding 4Fe-4S dicluster domain-containing protein, giving the protein MKNFGFYIQPDSQIDFDNNNRNLAALVSQREPSFDWCIGCGTCTATCTAGNFTGFNFRKVALLVHRGENEQALQEVEKCMLCGKCNLACPRGVNTRNVVASIQKIFSRYQNLVY; this is encoded by the coding sequence ATGAAAAATTTTGGTTTTTATATACAACCCGATAGTCAGATTGATTTTGACAACAACAACAGAAATTTGGCCGCGCTTGTAAGCCAGAGAGAGCCTTCGTTTGACTGGTGCATAGGCTGCGGTACCTGTACAGCTACCTGCACCGCAGGGAATTTTACGGGGTTTAATTTTAGAAAAGTGGCTTTGTTGGTACATCGTGGTGAAAACGAACAAGCCCTTCAGGAAGTTGAAAAGTGCATGCTGTGCGGAAAATGTAATCTGGCTTGCCCCAGGGGAGTGAATACAAGGAATGTAGTGGCCAGCATTCAGAAGATTTTTTCGCGGTATCAGAATTTAGTTTATTGA